One Microplitis demolitor isolate Queensland-Clemson2020A chromosome 2, iyMicDemo2.1a, whole genome shotgun sequence DNA segment encodes these proteins:
- the LOC103571636 gene encoding putative mediator of RNA polymerase II transcription subunit 12: MKTIILSLLLCGVLVHTLPHNKLSARHDPDSKSKTDLKTKDKLLLPRVNNSSEENNNRTKKSATYCFEVQNSGSSQCCPCPSGIGSQGSNGVIYTNEGRQQIVYEGVQPVNPTFGITKVFSPQTVVTQKVIPSVAVSSQSETSICCHPCVTQSNNQEFILQPTDNHQKHYVQPPPVCQHHTTPPPAVYQPQFGQASGSSSNENLSRNNSSSETVVKNVESSKCDEDTYVVIPPVDTQSSVTYVQFPIIQQQTPVFPQILKGKSKLIDACMPKTNGSTKSIITKSESSSSSESASSGTSSFVSNAGGLSDFRPQLIEQFNQPGQLNQFGQFNQPGQFNLPGQFNQPGQLNQFVQFNQPGQVNQPGLVNQQGQFNQPGQVYQAGSVNQPGQVNQSGQVNQPGSANQPGQFNQLGQFNQEQLNQLGQFNQQQQFNQGQLSQPYDLPSPSVNHQQIYQPPQSNGFLINNQGFIIPSGALQSYENQLSVNPINQIGFGHQQAPQLNNHLFQQRSYNMPLPYPITPEMASPRSANDISQAQFNLSPSQQLNSSQDQQVDDNLLKRYHSRSIKADKESEENDSADSPSEADSHLQVDASSVTLQKLKPNPFLHSHDSKVIKKNSLQHKSLKNDKDTVDLSGINQSKISEKKKFRN, encoded by the exons ATGAAGACAATAATACTCAGTCTTTTACTCTGCGGAGTACTAGTTCACACGTTACCACACAATAAATTGTCTGCAAGACACGATCCAGATTCAAAATCCAAGACTGATTTGAAAACGAAGGATAAGTTACTTTTACCCCGGGTTAATAATTCAagtgaagaaaataataacagaACCAAAAAATCCGCGACGTATTGCTTCGAGGTACAGAATTCGGGGTCATCTCAGTGCTGTCCTTGTCCATCGGGAATCGGAAGTCAAGGCAGTAACGGGgtaatatatacaaatgaagGCCGTCAACAAATAGTTTATGAAGGAGTACAGCCAGTTAATCCTACATTTGGAATAACTAAAGTATTTTCACCTCAAACAGTCGTTACACAAAAAGTGATTCCATCAGTAGCCGTCTCTTCTCAATCAGAAACGTCAATATGCTGTCATCCATGTGTTACTCAAAGTAATAATCAAGAGTTTATTCTACAGCCTACTGACAATCATCAGAAACATTACGTCCAACCGCCACCAGTTTGCCAACATCATACAACTCCACCACCAGCAGTTTATCAACCGCAATTTGGACAAGCAAGTGGATCATCATCAAACGAAAATTTAAGTCGTAATAACTCGTCATCTGAAACCGTAGTCAAGAATGTCGAGTCTTCGAAATGTGACGAGGATACTTACGTGGTAATTCCGCCGGTAGATACACAGTCATCAGTTACTTATGTACAGTTTCCAATTATTCAACAGCAAACGCCAGTATTTCCTCAGATACTCAAGGGAAAGTCGAAGCTTATTGATGCATGTATGCCAAAAACTAATGGATCAACAAAATCAATCATCACTAAGTCtgaatcatcatcatcatcagaaTCAGCATCATCAGGAACTAGTTCATTTGTGAGTAATGCAGGTGGTCTAAGTGATTTTCGTCCACAATTAATAGAACAATTTAATCAACCTGgacaattaaatcaatttgGACAGTTTAATCAACCTGGACAGTTTAATCTACCCGGACAATTCAATCAACCTGGgcaattaaatcaatttgtACAGTTCAATCAACCTGGACAAGTTAATCAACCTGGGCTAGTTAATCAACAAGGACAATTCAATCAACCTGGACAGGTCTATCAAGCTGGTTCAGTTAATCAACCTGGACAAGTTAATCAATCAGGACAAGTTAATCAACCTGGTTCAGCTAATCAACCTGGACAATTCAATCAACTAGGGCAATTTAATCAAGAACAACTGAACCAACTAGGCCAATTtaatcaacaacaacaatttaATCAAGGACAATTAAGTCAACCTTATGATTTACCATCACCATCAGTAAATCATCAACAAATTTATCAACCACCTCAATCTaatggatttttaattaataatcaaggATTTATAATTCCAAGCGGAGCTCTTCAATCATACGAAAATCAATTATCTGTTAATCCAATTAATCAAATAGGATTCGGTCATCAACAAGCACCACAACTTAATAATCACTTATTTCAGCAAAGATCTTATAACATGCCGTTACCTTATCCAATTACACCAGAAATGGCCAGTCCTCGTAGTGCCAATGACATTTCTCAAGCACAATTTAATctc tcccCGAGTCAACAGCTGAATTCGAGTCAAGATCAACAGGTAGATGATAATCTGCTGAAGAGATATCACTCACGTTCTATTAAAGCTGATAAAGAAAGCGAAGAAAATGATAGCGCTGATTCACCGTCAGAAGCAGACTCACACTTACAAGTCGACGCGTCGAGTGTCACattgcaaaaattaaaaccaaatcCGTTTTTACATTCTCATGACAGtaaagtcattaaaaaaaattcgttgcAACATAAAAGTTTAAAGAATGATAAAGACACAGTGGATCTATCGGGAATAAATCAATcgaaaataagtgaaaaaaagaaatttagaaattaa
- the LOC128669066 gene encoding uncharacterized protein LOC128669066 codes for MTIKIIFIIFIVILDSIDGLYVPNNNNCTYSGTDCPYLPCCHRGYKCKLINRNIYDENHVLVEQRSEYKCLARKRLGWHCSYDEECMHIKNAKCINWSCQCDWNSVGLNRTKCVLVKMW; via the exons atgactattaaaattatatttataatttttattgtaattttggACAGTATTGATGGGCTTTATGTaccaaataacaataattgtaCTTATTCTGGTACTGAT tGTCCATACTTACCTTGTTGTCATAGAGGGTACaagtgtaaattaattaatcggaATATATATGACGAAAATCATGTATTAGTGGAGCAACGATCGGAGTACAAGTGTTTGGCACgaa aaagaTTAGGGTGGCACTGTTCATACGACGAAGAATGTATGCATATAAAAAATGCTAAGTGTATTAATTGGAGTTGTCAATGCGATTGGAATTCTGTTGGACTGAATCGAACTAAATGTGTCCTAG tcaAAATGTGGTGA